The Streptomyces sp. NBC_00576 genome contains the following window.
TGGCACGGCACTCTCGCTCTGCGTCACCGCGACGGCCTTACGGTGTCCAGCTGGCTCCTCGCCCACCACCGGCCGGCCCCGGACGGCGGCGGAGGAGACTGGCTCGTCGTCACGCCCCTGGAGAACGATGCCCCGCCCGCGGACGACCCGCTGATGCGGGCCGCGCTGGCCCAGGCCCCCTGTGCGACGGCCGTCTACGACGACCGGCTGCGGCTGCACGGTGTCAACGACGTCATGGCCGGTGTCATCGGGCTGCCGCTGGAGCGCATCCGTGGGCTCAGAATCGCCGAGATAGGGGGCAGGGAGCGCACCGCGGAGCTGGAACAGCACATGCTCGACGTGCTGACCAGCGGCCGGGCGAAGGACGTACAGACCTATCTGCGGACCGTCGGCGAGGACCACGCGCACGCCTGGCTGGCCCGGCTGGCGCCGCTCAGGGACGCCGAGGGCCGGGTGCGGGGGGTCTGTCTCGCGGCCCACGACTTCACCGAGCAGTACCTCGCCCGGGAGCGGCTCCAGCTGGTCAACGAGGCGAGCGTACGCATCGGCACCACCCTCGACGTCACCCGAACGGCGCAGGAGCTGGCGGACGTCTGTGTCCCGGCGCTCGCCGACTTCGTCAGCGTCGACCTGCTGGACCCGCCGCAGCACGGCGGCGACCACCATCCGGCCGAGCTGACGGCACCCCTCAGCCTGCGCCGGGCCGCCCACCGGTCGATCATCCCGGGCAGCCCCGAAGCCGTGGCCAAGCCGGGGCAGCTGGACCAGTACCCCGCCTTCTCGCCCCAGGCCGACTCCCTCCTCGCGGGCCGCACCATCGTGGCCACGGTGCCCTCCGGCAGCCTCGAACAGTGGCTGGCCTGGGACGAGGCGCGCTTCAACCGGGTCAAGGAGTTCGGCATCCACTCCACGATGTCGGTACCGATCACGGCGCGCGGCACGACCCTGGGCGTCGCCGTCCTGACCCGGTACCGACGCCCCGACCCGTTCACCGCCGACGACGTTCTGCTCGCCGAGGAGGTGACCGCCCGGGCCGCCGTCTGTATCGACAACGCCCGCCGGTTCTCCCGCGAACGCGACACCGCCCTCGCCCTGCAACGCAGCCTGCTCCCCCGCATCCTGCCGCGCACCGCCGCCCTCGAAGCCGCCTCGCGTTATCTGCCTGCGGCGCGGGCCGGGGTGGGCGGCGACTGGTTCGACGTGATCCCGCTGTCCGGGATGCGGGTCGCGATGGTCGTCGGTGACGTTGTCGGCCACGGCGTCCAGGCCTCCGCCACCATGGGCCGGCTGCGCACCGCCGTGCGCACGCTCGCGGACATCGACCTCGCTCCGGACGAGCTGCTCACCCACCTCGACGACCTCGTCGTACGGCTGTCGGCCGAGGCCGGCGGCGACGGCGGCCCGGGCGAGGTCGGAGCGACCTGTCTGTACGCGGTGTACGACCCGGTGTCGCGGCGCTGCACCCTGGCCCGCGCCGGGCATCCACCGCCGGTCATGCTCACGCCGGGTGGTACGCCCCGGCAGGTGCCGCTGCCCGCCGGTCCGCCGCTCGGCCTGGGCGGGCTGCCGTTCGAGTCCACGGAGCTGGAGCTGCCCGAGGGCACGGTCCTCGCCTTCTACACCGACGGGCTGATCGAGAGCCGCGAGCGGGACATCGACGCCGGACACCGGATGTTGTGCGACGCGCTGGCGGCATACGCCGACTCGCTCGACGAGACGTGCGATCGCATCCTGCACACCCTGCTCCCGCCGGGCGGCGCGGCCGACGACGTGGCCCTGCTGCTGGCCCGCACCCAGGGCCTGTCCGCCTCCCGTGTGA
Protein-coding sequences here:
- a CDS encoding SpoIIE family protein phosphatase — its product is MSPVYPFDDSATARAVVDERGTLTGWNEGARRLLGWSAAEMLGRPAASLLVDDGTDGPAQPAEDIWHGTLALRHRDGLTVSSWLLAHHRPAPDGGGGDWLVVTPLENDAPPADDPLMRAALAQAPCATAVYDDRLRLHGVNDVMAGVIGLPLERIRGLRIAEIGGRERTAELEQHMLDVLTSGRAKDVQTYLRTVGEDHAHAWLARLAPLRDAEGRVRGVCLAAHDFTEQYLARERLQLVNEASVRIGTTLDVTRTAQELADVCVPALADFVSVDLLDPPQHGGDHHPAELTAPLSLRRAAHRSIIPGSPEAVAKPGQLDQYPAFSPQADSLLAGRTIVATVPSGSLEQWLAWDEARFNRVKEFGIHSTMSVPITARGTTLGVAVLTRYRRPDPFTADDVLLAEEVTARAAVCIDNARRFSRERDTALALQRSLLPRILPRTAALEAASRYLPAARAGVGGDWFDVIPLSGMRVAMVVGDVVGHGVQASATMGRLRTAVRTLADIDLAPDELLTHLDDLVVRLSAEAGGDGGPGEVGATCLYAVYDPVSRRCTLARAGHPPPVMLTPGGTPRQVPLPAGPPLGLGGLPFESTELELPEGTVLAFYTDGLIESRERDIDAGHRMLCDALAAYADSLDETCDRILHTLLPPGGAADDVALLLARTQGLSASRVTTWDIPADPALVGPIRRQVGEQLDVWDLSEAAFTTELVVSELVTNAIRYGSHPIRLRLVHDSATLICEVSDASHTAPHLRRARTFDEGGRGLLLVAQLTERWGSRHTPDGKTIWAELSLTDDMS